Proteins co-encoded in one Apteryx mantelli isolate bAptMan1 chromosome 4, bAptMan1.hap1, whole genome shotgun sequence genomic window:
- the LOC136991795 gene encoding olfactory receptor 4S2-like → MENVSSVKEFILLGLSKNQGVQKIYFVVFLFFYIVIVAGNLLIVVTVVSSQRLNSPMYFFLCHLSIADICFSSVTAPKMIADFLVEKKTISFGGCMAQLFMGHFFGGAEVFILTAMAYDRYFAICRPLHYTTLMTRRVCGWMVMGSWVGGFVHSLVQTLVTVSLPFCGPNKIDHYFCDVHPLLQLACTDTYVAGIIVVADGGMLCLVSFTILVMSYIVILFSLRRHTSEGRKKALSTCGSHITVVILFFGPCTFIYIRPSSSLSEDKSVAVFYTVITSMLNPFIYMLRNEEVKSAMRKLWNRKVWSEKGSSVFQVIFMPPPAVALILNL, encoded by the coding sequence atggagaatgtaagcagtgtgaaggaattcattcttctgggcctttcaaagaaccaaggggtgcagaaaatatattttgtggtgtttttgttcttctacattgttattgtggcaggaaatctgctcatcgttgtcactgtagttagcagtcaacgtctgaactcccccatgtatttctttctctgccacctgtccattgcagatatttgcttctcttctgtcacagctcccaaaatgattgctgacttccttgtcgaaaagaaaaccatttcctttgggggttgcatggcacagctattcatgggacatttctttggcggcgctgaggtcttcatcctcacagcgatggcctatgatcgctactttgccatatgcagacccctgcactacaccaccctcatgaccaggcgtgtgtgtggctggatggtgatgggttcatgggtggggggctttgtgcactccctggtgcagaccctcgtaaccgttagcctccctttttgtggccccaacaaaattgaccactacttctgtgatgtccatcccctactacaactggcctgtacagacacctatgttgcgggcatcattgtcgttgccgatggtggaatgctttgtttggtctctttcacaatcctggtcatgtcctacattgtcattttattttccttgagaaggcatacgtccgaagggcggaagaaagccctctccacctgtgggtcccacattactgtggtgattctcttctttgggccatgcacattcatctacatacgcccatccagcagtctctcggaggacaagagcgtagctgtgttttacactgtcatcacatccATGCTGAACCCATTCATCTAcatgctgagaaatgaggaggtgaaaagtgccatgagaaaactgtggaatagaaaagtctggagtgaaaagg